The Streptomyces sp. NBC_00670 genome window below encodes:
- a CDS encoding FAD-dependent monooxygenase codes for MNTSRTLIVGAGISGLALAKALLDRGLPVEVVERRAAEGQTLGTGLYLPANAVRTLRGIGVGDQVAERAEPVTWQRLQDQRGRPLAEFEVGRIWGEVGRCLAITRSDLHEVLRTAVDGTVVRHNTEVRSVSDDGTVTFAGGASGTYDLVVGADGINSAVRRSLFGGPEPRFLGQLCWRFIAEDTAATPGITDWTARLGGKGRTFLTVRLNGGRVYCYADINSPVPTAPAGDWRTLFADFGGPVPRLLEQGANAHFAALHESENTVWTRPGAVLVGDAAHAFSPSMAQGGAMALEDALVLADTLATGSDVPTALAAFQARRAGRVAWVVSQNHRRDKARNLPTPLRNFTLRRAGERLFKANHAPLHALP; via the coding sequence GTGAACACATCTCGTACTTTGATCGTCGGGGCCGGAATATCCGGTCTGGCGCTGGCCAAAGCTCTTCTGGACCGCGGATTACCGGTGGAGGTCGTTGAGCGCCGCGCCGCCGAAGGACAGACCCTCGGCACCGGTCTCTACCTTCCGGCGAACGCCGTCCGTACACTCCGGGGCATCGGCGTGGGGGACCAGGTGGCCGAGCGCGCGGAACCCGTGACGTGGCAGCGGCTCCAGGACCAGCGCGGGCGCCCGCTCGCCGAGTTCGAGGTCGGCCGGATCTGGGGCGAGGTCGGCCGCTGCCTGGCGATCACCCGGAGCGATCTGCACGAGGTGTTGCGTACGGCCGTCGACGGCACCGTCGTCCGTCACAACACCGAGGTGAGGTCCGTGTCCGACGACGGAACCGTGACTTTCGCGGGCGGCGCAAGCGGCACGTACGACTTGGTGGTGGGTGCGGACGGCATCAACTCCGCCGTGCGGCGCTCCCTTTTCGGCGGTCCCGAACCGCGTTTCCTGGGCCAGTTGTGCTGGCGGTTCATCGCCGAGGACACCGCCGCGACACCGGGCATCACCGACTGGACCGCGCGCCTGGGCGGCAAGGGCCGCACATTCCTGACCGTGCGGCTCAACGGTGGCCGCGTCTACTGCTACGCCGACATCAACAGCCCCGTCCCCACCGCTCCGGCCGGCGACTGGCGCACCCTCTTCGCCGACTTCGGCGGTCCCGTCCCGCGCTTGCTCGAGCAGGGCGCCAACGCGCACTTCGCCGCGCTGCACGAGAGCGAGAACACGGTCTGGACGCGTCCCGGCGCCGTCCTTGTAGGCGATGCCGCCCACGCCTTCTCCCCGAGCATGGCTCAGGGCGGCGCGATGGCCCTCGAAGACGCCCTGGTGCTCGCCGACACTCTCGCGACCGGATCTGATGTCCCCACGGCCCTCGCGGCCTTCCAGGCCCGGCGAGCCGGCCGGGTCGCCTGGGTGGTGAGCCAGAACCACCGCCGTGACAAGGCCCGCAACCTGCCCACCCCGCTGCGCAACTTCACGCTCCGCCGGGCCGGGGAGCGCCTCTTCAAGGCCAACCACGCCCCCCTGCACGCCCTCCCGTAG
- a CDS encoding aldo/keto reductase — translation MRTRPLGRTGIQVSPYCLGTMMFGPLGNPDPDDCVKIIHKALDAGINVIDTADVYGGNGESERIVGTALRGRRDDVVLATKFNGPMGTDPNQRGSSRRYVVTAVEASLRRLGVDHIDLYQVHHPDPGTDVEETLAALTDLVRAGKVRAIGHSSLPAAQIVEAQWVAERRNLARFRTEQPPYSILNRGIERDVLPVCERYGLGTLVWSPLAMGLLTGRYREGSQERPSAVRMRFVPKHLTDRNKLDAVERLVPIAEQAGLSLTHLAMAFVLSHPAVTSAIIGPRTMAHLDDLLAGAGTVLDDDILDAIDEVVPPGVDLSPLDVSYVPPALTEPDLRRRGPNDRAATD, via the coding sequence ATGCGCACTCGCCCCCTGGGCCGCACCGGAATCCAGGTCAGCCCCTACTGCCTCGGCACCATGATGTTCGGCCCTCTGGGCAACCCCGACCCCGACGACTGCGTCAAGATCATCCACAAGGCGCTCGACGCGGGCATCAACGTCATCGACACCGCCGACGTCTACGGCGGGAACGGCGAAAGCGAGCGCATCGTCGGCACGGCGCTGCGCGGCCGGCGCGACGACGTCGTACTCGCCACCAAATTCAACGGCCCCATGGGTACCGACCCCAACCAGCGCGGCAGTTCGCGCCGCTATGTCGTCACCGCCGTCGAGGCATCGCTGCGCCGCCTCGGGGTCGATCACATCGACCTGTACCAGGTCCACCACCCCGACCCCGGCACCGATGTCGAGGAAACCCTGGCCGCCCTCACCGACCTGGTCCGGGCCGGCAAGGTACGCGCCATCGGCCACTCCAGCCTGCCCGCCGCGCAGATTGTCGAGGCCCAATGGGTCGCGGAGCGGCGCAACCTGGCACGCTTCCGCACCGAACAGCCGCCCTACTCGATCCTCAACCGCGGGATCGAACGCGACGTCCTGCCGGTCTGCGAACGCTATGGGCTGGGCACCCTCGTCTGGAGCCCGCTGGCCATGGGCCTGCTCACCGGCCGCTACCGCGAGGGCAGCCAGGAACGGCCCTCGGCGGTGCGCATGCGGTTCGTGCCCAAGCATCTGACCGACAGGAACAAGCTCGACGCCGTCGAACGGCTCGTCCCGATCGCCGAACAGGCCGGCCTGTCACTGACCCACCTGGCCATGGCCTTCGTCCTCAGCCACCCCGCGGTCACCTCGGCGATCATCGGCCCACGCACCATGGCCCACCTCGACGACCTGCTCGCCGGCGCCGGCACCGTCCTCGACGACGACATCCTCGACGCGATCGACGAAGTCGTCCCGCCCGGCGTGGACCTGAGCCCTCTCGACGTCTCCTACGTGCCGCCCGCCCTGACCGAACCCGACCTGCGCCGCCGCGGGCCGAACGACCGTGCGGCGACGGACTGA
- a CDS encoding VOC family protein — translation MALTTHTHLNFRGDARAALEFYQSVFGGRLTAVTYSDFGMPKNLPDADKIVFGQVTGANGFAILAYDVPSNAAPAAPPTATTRENGLTLTGERFFVALGGDTAEEITPLWDKLSEGAEIVEKFGPSPFSPGFGMLTDRFGVTWILQVNAAHAG, via the coding sequence ATGGCGCTCACCACCCACACGCACCTCAACTTCCGCGGCGACGCCCGCGCGGCGCTGGAGTTCTACCAGTCGGTGTTCGGCGGCCGGCTCACGGCCGTCACGTACAGCGACTTCGGCATGCCCAAGAACCTGCCCGACGCCGACAAGATCGTCTTCGGCCAGGTCACCGGCGCCAACGGCTTCGCCATCCTGGCCTACGACGTCCCCAGCAATGCCGCCCCCGCCGCCCCGCCCACGGCCACCACCCGCGAGAACGGCCTGACGCTGACCGGCGAACGGTTCTTCGTCGCCCTCGGCGGCGACACCGCCGAGGAGATCACCCCACTGTGGGACAAGCTCTCCGAGGGCGCCGAGATCGTCGAGAAGTTCGGCCCGTCACCGTTCAGCCCCGGCTTCGGGATGCTCACCGACCGCTTCGGCGTCACCTGGATCCTCCAGGTCAACGCCGCCCACGCCGGCTGA
- a CDS encoding DUF1761 domain-containing protein, with the protein MFDVLGDVNWAGILVGFLAFAALGGVWFALLFPKAYNRSLGRAADAKPQTSPLFFAGPPLSALVITLTSAVLMAALHIDTYGDALLFGLITGLGYLTANTVNIAINPNFPRPLFYAAISGTYNTLGSVIVSVVLLAL; encoded by the coding sequence ATGTTCGACGTTCTGGGCGATGTGAACTGGGCCGGAATCCTGGTCGGCTTCCTCGCCTTCGCGGCACTCGGCGGCGTCTGGTTCGCGCTGCTGTTCCCCAAGGCCTACAACCGATCCCTCGGCCGCGCCGCCGACGCCAAGCCGCAGACGTCGCCGCTGTTCTTCGCCGGTCCTCCGCTGTCGGCGCTGGTCATCACCCTCACCAGCGCGGTCCTGATGGCCGCCCTGCACATCGACACCTACGGTGACGCACTGCTGTTCGGCCTCATCACCGGCCTCGGCTACCTCACCGCCAACACGGTGAACATCGCCATCAATCCCAACTTTCCCCGGCCGCTCTTCTACGCGGCGATCTCCGGCACCTACAACACCCTCGGCAGCGTGATCGTCAGCGTCGTCCTGCTGGCCCTCTGA
- a CDS encoding helix-turn-helix transcriptional regulator, producing the protein MPKTSARLLALLSLLQTRRDWPGTLLADRLDVSLRTVRRDVDRLRELGYPIAAVKGPDGGYRLDAGTELPPLLFDDEQAVALSIALQVTAASGGGLAEAARRALNTLGQVMPSRLRHRIAVLRVTAVEPPAAGPAAPVDVGVLAAISAAVHTHEVLRFDYGSEDADKTLRRAEPHHVVTRNGRWYLIAWDLDREDWRTFRADRITPRTPNGPRFTPRALPGGDVATYVTGTFRGSDGTTAGWPCQGTVILDLPAAEVALYTREGIVEEAGPHRCMLTLGAWSWASLAATIACYDADIEVVAPPELTEAFAHLADRCANAAAGRGHATSRTQT; encoded by the coding sequence ATGCCGAAAACATCCGCCCGTCTCCTGGCGTTGCTCTCCCTGCTGCAGACCCGCCGGGACTGGCCCGGCACGCTGCTGGCCGACCGTCTGGACGTCAGCCTGCGCACCGTGCGCCGTGACGTGGACCGGCTGCGCGAGCTCGGCTATCCCATCGCCGCCGTCAAGGGCCCCGACGGCGGCTACCGGCTCGACGCCGGCACCGAGCTGCCGCCGTTGTTGTTCGACGACGAGCAGGCCGTCGCACTGAGCATCGCCCTGCAGGTCACCGCCGCCTCGGGCGGTGGCCTCGCCGAAGCCGCCCGGCGGGCGCTGAACACCCTCGGGCAGGTCATGCCCTCCCGGCTGCGCCACCGCATCGCGGTCCTGCGCGTCACCGCGGTCGAACCGCCCGCCGCCGGGCCGGCCGCTCCGGTCGACGTCGGCGTCCTCGCGGCGATCAGCGCCGCCGTCCACACCCATGAGGTGCTGCGCTTCGACTACGGCTCCGAGGATGCGGACAAGACCCTGCGCCGGGCCGAGCCCCACCACGTCGTCACCCGGAACGGGCGCTGGTACCTCATCGCCTGGGACCTCGACCGCGAGGACTGGCGCACCTTCCGCGCCGACCGCATCACCCCGCGCACACCCAACGGGCCCCGCTTCACCCCACGCGCGCTGCCCGGCGGGGACGTCGCGACCTACGTGACCGGCACGTTCCGCGGCTCCGACGGCACGACCGCCGGCTGGCCCTGCCAGGGCACCGTGATCCTCGACCTGCCCGCCGCCGAGGTGGCCCTCTACACCCGCGAGGGCATCGTCGAAGAAGCCGGCCCGCACCGGTGCATGCTCACTCTCGGAGCATGGTCATGGGCAAGCCTCGCCGCCACCATCGCCTGTTACGACGCCGACATCGAAGTCGTCGCTCCCCCCGAACTGACCGAGGCGTTCGCCCACCTGGCCGACCGGTGCGCCAACGCCGCGGCCGGCCGCGGCCACGCGACTTCCCGGACACAGACGTGA
- a CDS encoding Lrp/AsnC family transcriptional regulator: MDLVDQQILQCLMLDGRAPMRRIAEVVGVSEQTAMRRYRAMREAGVLRVLVSEAAASARHRLWLLRLQCRPDAAAHLGAVLATREDVSWVALHSGGAELMCTTTLPADAACGTGVLPQISHTAEVLSFTAHLVLHSYSGGPAEWSAFEEPLGPDAERHLLQGRDPNRREATYSPVPDEDRPLLEELRHDGRATAAALARALNWPLSRVRSRLQSLLDSGAVTVDVDVMLEAFGYRTSATLLLQVSPSLITTVCEALSAHPQTSWVAAITGSANIVAAVTCRDSTELFSYVTEQLGDLPGVTHAEVVPVLTRLKQAATRVTGSRLTEAGGS; this comes from the coding sequence ATGGATCTCGTTGATCAACAAATCCTCCAGTGTCTGATGCTCGACGGGCGGGCTCCGATGCGCCGGATCGCCGAGGTGGTGGGGGTCTCGGAGCAGACTGCGATGCGCCGCTACCGCGCGATGCGGGAGGCGGGGGTGCTCCGCGTACTGGTCAGTGAGGCAGCCGCCTCGGCACGGCACCGGCTGTGGCTGCTGCGGCTGCAGTGCCGCCCTGACGCCGCCGCGCACCTGGGTGCCGTGCTCGCCACGCGCGAGGACGTCTCCTGGGTCGCATTGCACTCCGGCGGTGCGGAACTGATGTGCACCACGACCCTGCCCGCCGACGCGGCCTGCGGTACAGGGGTCCTGCCGCAGATCTCGCACACCGCGGAAGTCCTGTCCTTCACTGCGCACCTGGTGCTGCACTCCTACTCGGGCGGCCCTGCCGAGTGGTCCGCATTCGAGGAGCCGCTGGGCCCGGACGCGGAGCGGCACCTCCTCCAGGGGCGCGATCCCAACCGGCGCGAGGCGACGTACAGCCCGGTGCCCGACGAGGACCGTCCGCTCCTGGAGGAACTGCGCCACGACGGCCGCGCCACCGCCGCCGCCCTGGCCCGCGCCCTCAACTGGCCGCTGTCCAGGGTCAGAAGCCGTCTGCAGTCCCTCCTGGACAGTGGCGCAGTCACCGTGGACGTGGACGTGATGCTGGAAGCGTTCGGCTACCGCACCTCGGCCACACTGCTCCTGCAGGTCTCCCCCAGCCTCATCACCACGGTCTGCGAAGCCCTCTCCGCACACCCGCAGACCAGCTGGGTCGCCGCCATCACCGGCTCCGCGAACATCGTCGCCGCCGTCACCTGCCGCGACAGCACCGAACTCTTCAGCTATGTCACGGAGCAGCTCGGCGACCTGCCTGGAGTGACGCACGCCGAGGTCGTACCGGTGCTCACCAGACTCAAGCAGGCGGCGACCCGCGTCACCGGCAGCCGGCTCACCGAAGCAGGCGGCTCATGA
- a CDS encoding VOC family protein: MSVLNHQIVWSRDAGTSARFLTDMLGYEPPVKLGHFVTVQVSPDITFDYMTTDRDIMAQHYAFLVSENEFDTIFARIQERGLEYWGDPRHQEPGVINRLDDGRGVYFNDPSGHELEIITRPYGSGGLDAEHVNPLLGEELKASGKLPDLS; the protein is encoded by the coding sequence ATGAGCGTCTTGAACCACCAGATCGTCTGGTCCCGCGATGCCGGGACCTCCGCCCGCTTCCTCACCGACATGCTGGGCTACGAGCCTCCGGTGAAACTCGGTCACTTCGTCACGGTGCAGGTCAGCCCCGACATCACCTTCGACTACATGACCACCGACCGCGACATCATGGCGCAGCACTATGCCTTCCTGGTCAGCGAGAACGAGTTCGACACGATCTTCGCCCGGATACAGGAGCGCGGCCTGGAGTACTGGGGGGACCCCCGGCACCAGGAACCGGGAGTCATCAACCGCCTCGATGACGGCCGCGGCGTCTACTTCAACGACCCCAGCGGCCACGAACTGGAGATCATCACCCGCCCCTACGGCAGCGGCGGTCTCGACGCCGAGCACGTCAACCCGCTGCTCGGTGAGGAGCTCAAGGCGAGCGGAAAGCTCCCGGACCTGTCATGA
- a CDS encoding NADPH-dependent FMN reductase, translated as MTESSTGRPLVQVLIASTRPGRAGAPTARWVAAEAAAGGAFDIEVVDLAEIGLPMLAEPGHPSSGDYQMASTRAFSELIDRAAGYIFVMPEYNHGYHAALKNALDHLFREWRGKPVILVSYGGVAAGARAAMALEPVLIALQLQVVGFVPIPHIDQLLHPRGDGRVFRPTAPIEHGLTTALDALHRTVQSKRTAAHT; from the coding sequence ATGACCGAATCCTCGACCGGCCGTCCCCTCGTCCAGGTCCTGATCGCAAGCACCCGGCCCGGCCGCGCGGGCGCGCCCACCGCGCGGTGGGTCGCCGCAGAGGCCGCCGCGGGCGGCGCCTTCGACATCGAGGTGGTCGACCTCGCCGAGATCGGCCTGCCGATGCTCGCGGAGCCAGGGCACCCGAGTTCGGGTGACTACCAGATGGCGTCCACCCGCGCCTTCAGCGAGCTCATCGACCGCGCGGCGGGATACATCTTCGTGATGCCGGAGTACAACCACGGCTACCACGCCGCCCTGAAGAACGCCCTGGACCACCTGTTCCGGGAATGGCGCGGCAAGCCGGTGATCCTGGTCAGTTACGGTGGCGTGGCAGCCGGGGCCCGGGCTGCGATGGCCCTCGAACCGGTGCTGATCGCGCTCCAGCTGCAGGTGGTCGGCTTCGTCCCGATCCCGCACATCGACCAACTGCTGCACCCTCGGGGCGACGGGCGGGTCTTCCGCCCCACCGCACCGATCGAGCACGGACTCACCACAGCCCTGGACGCCTTGCACCGGACCGTCCAATCGAAACGGACGGCCGCACACACCTGA
- a CDS encoding antibiotic biosynthesis monooxygenase family protein has translation MPEFRELDPHVTLTDQLEEGGGPVILVNVLQVAPEDVDQLLLAWSTDAAALKHQPGFISTQLYRGIAGSSTFLNHAVWESTDHYRTARLDDSVRAAARALYPASLVASPHLFRAQAVPGICVA, from the coding sequence ATGCCCGAGTTCCGAGAACTCGACCCCCACGTCACACTCACCGACCAGCTCGAGGAGGGAGGCGGACCGGTCATCCTCGTCAACGTCCTGCAGGTCGCCCCCGAAGACGTCGACCAGCTGCTGCTGGCCTGGTCCACCGACGCGGCCGCACTGAAACACCAGCCGGGCTTCATCTCCACCCAGCTGTACCGCGGTATCGCCGGCAGCAGTACCTTCCTCAACCACGCCGTGTGGGAATCAACGGACCACTACCGCACGGCCCGCCTGGACGACAGCGTCCGCGCGGCCGCCCGGGCCCTGTACCCGGCCAGTCTCGTCGCCAGCCCGCATCTGTTCCGGGCGCAGGCAGTGCCGGGGATCTGCGTCGCCTGA
- a CDS encoding SDR family oxidoreductase yields the protein MTKSSETQELVVVTGASTGMGAATAREMARCGFHVLAGVRRDSDGRALLADGIEPVILDITDPNHITALVDRIDSDAQGRPVRALVNNAGLPMAGPVEMIPLDQWRRLFEVNVFGHIALTQALVPALVRSAGRIVNISSLNGKVSMAGYGAYAGSKFALEAVSDALRNELAPHGVQVVVVEPGGVRTEMAGLGLTTLSRLSAGMTSEQSARYADLMQAIPSHVAAFTKAGVSAETAARTIAKAATVRRPRARYTIGAMTAFLIRASRLLPDRVLDRMTTSDLRKHYPDRARRAPAVHPAS from the coding sequence GTGACAAAGTCATCCGAAACTCAGGAACTCGTCGTCGTCACCGGTGCCTCCACCGGCATGGGCGCGGCCACCGCCCGCGAAATGGCCCGCTGCGGCTTTCATGTCCTGGCCGGTGTGCGGCGCGACAGCGACGGCCGGGCGCTCCTCGCCGACGGCATCGAGCCGGTCATTCTCGACATCACCGATCCGAACCACATCACGGCGCTGGTGGACCGCATCGACAGCGACGCTCAGGGCCGCCCCGTGCGGGCACTGGTCAACAACGCGGGCCTGCCCATGGCCGGGCCGGTCGAGATGATCCCGCTCGACCAATGGCGGCGCCTGTTCGAGGTGAACGTCTTCGGTCACATCGCGCTCACCCAGGCCCTGGTGCCCGCGCTGGTCCGCAGCGCGGGCCGGATCGTCAACATCAGTTCGCTGAACGGCAAGGTGTCCATGGCCGGTTACGGCGCCTACGCCGGCAGCAAGTTCGCGCTGGAGGCGGTGAGCGACGCGCTGCGCAACGAACTGGCCCCGCACGGTGTGCAGGTCGTGGTCGTCGAGCCGGGCGGCGTCAGGACCGAGATGGCCGGCCTCGGCCTGACGACGTTGAGCCGCCTCAGTGCCGGGATGACCTCGGAACAGAGCGCCCGCTACGCGGACTTGATGCAGGCGATCCCGTCCCACGTCGCCGCGTTCACCAAGGCCGGCGTGAGTGCCGAGACCGCGGCCCGCACGATCGCGAAGGCCGCGACCGTCCGCCGGCCCCGCGCCCGCTACACCATTGGCGCAATGACCGCCTTCCTCATCCGCGCCTCCCGCCTCCTGCCCGACCGGGTGCTGGACCGGATGACCACCTCCGATCTGCGCAAGCACTATCCGGACCGGGCCCGCCGGGCCCCCGCAGTACACCCCGCCTCCTGA
- a CDS encoding TetR/AcrR family transcriptional regulator has protein sequence MISRTESAAATRRALLDAAAALLDGGGLDAVTLRAVGAEAGVTRGAPYRHFPDKESLLVAIGTQAWERLGDFMQELRADPGRSAGEKLRSGVLALIDIGRTRPHLYKLMFSNPSGDPTALARAAERSQAEFLAIVADLVGEQHARRYAALLISTANGVAGMEVSGQLPNDKWGEVDAEDLIDTLVTMIAGMGRQS, from the coding sequence ATGATCAGCCGCACCGAATCGGCCGCCGCCACCCGCCGCGCCCTCCTCGACGCCGCAGCCGCCCTGCTCGATGGCGGCGGCCTCGACGCGGTGACCCTCCGCGCGGTCGGCGCCGAGGCCGGAGTCACCCGCGGGGCGCCCTACCGGCACTTCCCCGACAAGGAGAGCCTGCTGGTGGCGATCGGCACGCAGGCGTGGGAGCGACTCGGCGATTTCATGCAGGAGCTGCGCGCCGACCCGGGCCGGTCGGCCGGGGAGAAACTGCGCAGCGGGGTCCTCGCGCTCATCGACATCGGCCGCACCCGGCCGCATCTGTACAAGCTGATGTTCAGCAATCCGTCCGGCGACCCCACCGCCCTGGCCCGGGCCGCCGAGCGCAGTCAGGCCGAGTTCCTGGCCATCGTCGCCGACCTGGTCGGCGAGCAGCACGCCCGCCGGTACGCCGCCCTGCTCATCAGCACCGCGAACGGTGTCGCCGGCATGGAAGTGAGCGGCCAGCTGCCCAACGACAAGTGGGGCGAGGTGGACGCC